A window of Trichoderma atroviride chromosome 3, complete sequence contains these coding sequences:
- a CDS encoding uncharacterized protein (EggNog:ENOG41~TransMembrane:4 (i7-29o49-71i78-101o151-174i)) — MGSPPALGALGAMFTAMRLLQAVCLITIIGLSGNFVAELVSTSVSTPSALIGTLVVACLAMVYIIISYILYWDHMLPLLIATAADGLCFIASIVVACVVGRPVSYLNCSAFPQQGNTGAFIYSLFANVKHSSSDVFQWAAPSKASCYEIKAVWGLSIATSILFFMSAVAAICLWRRIKGGADRPRKTTDFE, encoded by the exons ATGGGTTCCCCGCCGGCGCTGGGTGCCCTGGGCGCAATGTTTACGGCAATGAGGCTTCTGCAGGCAGTTTGTCTCATTACAATCATTGGCCTTAGTGGAAACTTCGTCGCGGAGCTGGTCTCTACTTCGGTTTCTACCCCATCTGCCCTGATTGGCACACTGGTTGTG GCGTGTCTGGCTATGGTgtacatcatcatctcgtaCATCCTTTACTGGGACCATATGCTTCCTCTCCTCATTGCGACCGCAGCAGACGGTCTATGCTTCATCGCATCCATTGTCGTGGCTTGTGTTGTCGGCAGGCCCGTGAGCTATCTCAACTGCAGCGCCTTTCCCCAGCAGGGAAACACTGGCGCCTTCATCTACTCGCTCTTTGCCAACGTCAAGCATTCGTCATCCGATGTCTTCCAGTGGGCTGCTCCCAGCAAGGCATCGTGTTACGAAATCAAAGCAGTCTGGGGCCTGTCCATTGCAACCtccatcttgttcttcatgtCAGCCGTCGCGGCCATCTGCCTATGGAGGCGCATCAAGGGAGGTGCGGACCGCCCTCGCAAAACAACAGACTTTGAATGA
- a CDS encoding uncharacterized protein (BUSCO:EOG092D3D0W), with product MDLNDLKNTVSNLTLYDLKAGFRKAQNAVMNYTEMEAKVREATNNEPWGASSTLMQEIANGTFNYQQLNEIMPMIYRRFTEKSAEEWRQIYKSLQLLEFLIKHGSERVVDDARGHITLLKMLRQFHFIDQNGKDQGINVRNRAKELAELLGDVERIRSERKKARVTKNKYTGSEGGMGMGGFSSGGSGRFGGFGNESSYGGGGASGDYGGYSGGVYGDGGGFGGQSSDFRDTQNRSERFEEYDEYDEGARPAASSSRPARSSERSPAKKAAAPPPKQKEPEVDLFSFDEPAAAAPAAASSSSGLGGFAPLSTAAPANDDDDEFDDFQSAAPSAPVAQPLSPTSPTSPTYSNTQFAAPKPLSAPQQAGISQMVNIASISPAGSNNATPAAGNSAFSIPVQPAKPAGFQPTGPNYFGTVQAQATGGSVSSMTPTASLQPAKSNGKAAASGGGDAFGALWGKASVGIKKPSTPTAGPALGQLAKEKSSASIWGAPAANPSSAPQGGSASGDLLG from the exons ATGGATTTGAACGATTTGAAGAATACCGTCTCGAACCTGACCTTGTATGATCTCAAGGCCGGGTTCCGGAAGGCGCAAAATG CCGTCATGAACTATACCGAGATGGAGGCAAAG GTACGAGAGGCGACGAACAACGAGCCATGGGGAGCATCGTCCACCCTGATGCAAGAGATTGCCAACGGCACATTCAATTA TCAACAACTCAATGAGATTATGCCAATGATCTATCGTCGATTCACAGAAAAGTCTGCGGAAGAGTGGCGCCAAATCTACAAGAGCTTACAGCTACTCGAATTCCTCATCAAGCATGGCTCGGAGCGTGTTGTTGACGATGCGCGCGGACACATTACGCTTCTGAAAATGCTGCGCCAGTTCCATTTCATTGACCAGAATGGCAAAGATCAAGGCATCAACGTACGAAACCGAGCCAAGGAACTTGCCGAGCTCCTGGGCGACGTTGAGCGGATTCGCTCCGAGCGCAAAAAGGCCCGAGTAACAAAGAACAAGTATACCGGCTCTGAGGGaggcatgggcatgggcgGCTTCTcaagcggcggcagcggtcgctttggcggcttcggcaATGAGTCTAGCtatggcggtggtggtgcctCTGGGGACTATGGCGGATACTCGGGTGGTGTGTATGGCGATGGTGGCGGCTTCGGTGGCCAATCGAGCGATTTCCGCGACACCCAGAACCGGTCGGAAAGATTCGAAGAGTACGACGAATACGACGAGGGAGCGCGTCCCGCGGCCAGTTCTTCTCGTCCCGCGAGAAGTTCAGAACGCTCTCCAGCCAAAAAGGCAGCGGCGCCGCCTCCCAAGCAGAAAGAGCCTGAGGTGGACCTCTTCTCATTTGACGAGcccgctgcagctgctccagcagccgcatcCAGCAGCTCTGGACTGGGCGGATTCGCTCCCCTCAGCACCGCCGCTCccgccaatgatgatgatgatgagtttGACGACTTTCAATCGGCAGCTCCCTCAGCGCCTGTAGCTCAGCCCCTATCTCCTACCTCGCCAACTTCGCCAACGTATTCAAACACCCAATTCGCTGCACCAAAGCCCCTGTCGGCGCCGCAGCAAGCCGGCATCAGCCAGATGGTCAACATCGCTTCCATCTCACCAGCCGGCAGCAACAATGCCAcgcctgctgctgggaaCTCAGCATTCAGCATTCCGGTGCAGCCTGCCAAACCTGCGGGCTTCCAGCCCACAGGACCCAATTACTTTGGCACTGTACAGGCTCAAGCTACCGGAGGATCCGTCTCATCCATGACTCCTACTGCTAGTCTGCAACCTGCCAAGTCCAATggcaaagcagcagcctctggcggcggagatgcaTTTGGTGCTCTCTGGGGCAAAGCCAGTGTCGGCATCAAGAAGCCTAGCACTCCCACCGCCGGGCCAGCACTGGGCCAActggccaaggagaagagcagcgctaGCATCTGGGGAGCACCCGCAGCAAACCCCTCTTCAGCTCCACAGGGGGGTTCCGCCTCTGGAGATTTGCTTGGGTAA
- a CDS encoding uncharacterized protein (EggNog:ENOG41) encodes MKRPVEEMPPLPPLPPAFAAHKPPPIPPSPLPSSNLSPPPASPMSMTGKKRKTLLQRIEGWWDLGLLERRQTLFGASKSG; translated from the coding sequence ATGAAGCGTCCAGTTGAGGAGATGCCGCCGTTACCGCCTCTGCCACCGGCTTTCGCAGCTCATAAACCACCACCcattcctccatctccgctgccatcttccaactTGAGCCCGCCTCCCGCGAGCCCAATGTCGATGACTGGGAAGAAGCGCAAGACGCTTCTCCAGCGGATAGAAGGCTGGTGGGACTTGGGACTGCTGGAAAGGAGACAGACGCTGTTTGGAGCTTCAAAGTCTGGATGa